Part of the Benincasa hispida cultivar B227 chromosome 11, ASM972705v1, whole genome shotgun sequence genome, CGGTTTTCTTCTGTTTAGTAACTCTCTTTTTCGTTTTCCAAGATTTTGGTTACTGATTTGAGTTGCTTGCGTGTTGGGATTTCTAACTGTTGATTCTTAATTATGGGATGGGGGAATTTGGAATCTTTTCAATTGGGATCAAAAAGGGATTTTGTTTAGTCACTTTCCTCTTTGAATCTgtgtatctttttttttttttgtaattattattatttactcattttcttttttttctccttctttgtAATGTTGGATTTCAGTCTGTATTATGCTGAGGTTACGGTAGGAACACCGGAGGCTTCGTATTTAGTGGCATTGGACACTGGCAGTGATTTGTTCTGGTTACCATGTGATTGTGTTAATTGTATAACTGGTTTTAATACATCCCAAGGGGTAATAGTTCTGCAACCCTTTGCTTTTTATTCTcgaattgaatttttaaaggcTGGTTGATTCATCTTTTGAAGTCCTTGACATGAGAAACACGAACAAAAGCACACTATGACATGGGGCATAATGGGTGATGAATACTATTTCCTTTGGCCCGTTTGGTGACAAtttggttttttgaaaattaagcctatagatacacttttcatctctaaatttattTGCTTTCTTATCCACTTTCTAAAaccaagtcaagttttgaaaactagttTTTATTCTACATTAAATGCACATATTCATTCATTAAAAAAGTGCTTAATTGTTTAGttcaataataattataataattataaacgGTTATCGACCGATGCCTTAGATAGACATTTTGTTTACATATTTATTGAAATGTGTCTGTGGATATTATGTAAAAACTAGGCGGGTTTTGTGCACATTTTGAGGAATTTCACTAAAAAATCTGTTTTTAATGTCCTAAAGAAGCCAACATGTATTTGGTGTCATATCACAAAGGTTTATAAATGCAGTCTGTGTCAAGGACTCAAGTGAGCATTTGCCTGAGTGGTTCATCGTCTATAAGAAAATAAGATTCTGAATCAAACACACTCATCTGTTAAATCACTGATGAACCCAAAGCGGAAGCTGGCAAGTTAGGATAAATTTAGCTATTCCAATACTCTAATCATCCCATACAAGtatattatatgttttcaaaagttttgatgTGTTCTGTTCTAATTCCATTGGTTCATTTTATCATAATCTCATTATTAATTTCCATGGAAACTCCTGCTATTGTTTCTGTCAACAGCCAGTAAACTTTAATATCTACAGCCCAAGTAATTCATCAACTAGCAAGGAGGTCCAATGTAGTAGTTCATTGTGTGCGCACGCGGACCAGTGCTCGTCACGAAGTGACACATGCCCTTATGAGGTTTCATACCTTTCTGATAACACCTCTTCTACTGGCTACTTGGTAGAGGATATATTGCACTTAACCACAAACGATGACCAATCAAAACCTGTTAATGCAAAGATTACTCTGGGGTAGGTCATTATTTTATCTCTTCAATCTTTGACAAATTGCACAACCTTAGCAATGCATGGCTAGTTGTTGTGATTTCCTTCATTTATTCTCAATTGGGTAATTGATATCTGGATATGTTGTCCCTCAGGTGTGGTAAGGACCAGAGTGGTGCATTTTTGAGCTCCGCAGCACCAAATGGCTTGTTTGGGTTAGGTATCGAGAATGTTTCAGTTCCTAGCATCTTGGCAAATGCAGGACTCATTTCAAATTCCTTTTCCTTATGTTTTGGACCTGCTAGAATGGGAAGAATTGAATTTGGAGATAAAGGTAGTCCGGGCCAAAGTGAAACACCATTCAACTTAGGACGAAAACAGTAAGTATCACTTAATAGGTGTATATATGCTAGTTTCATGTTTTGTCAACTGGACAAGTAGAAACTTCCAATTAAATCATTCTAATAATCCCCCCCCCCTCCTTGTGCATATGTTAGTCCTACTTATAACATCAGCATAACTCAGATAGGGGTGGGAGGACATGTTTCCAATGTTGATGTTGCTGCAATTTTTGACTCTGGGACCTCATTTACCTACCTGAACGACCCGGCCTATTCAGTTTTTGCTGACAAAGTAAGCACCCTGTAGATATATGTGCAGTTTCTTGTGCCATGGCCCATGTCTTTCAGTTTGCTTATCCATGTCATTTTGTAGTTTGATTCTATGATTGAAGAAAAGCGGTATACAATGAGTTCAGGCCTTCCTTTTGAAAACTGCTATGAACTGAGGTAATGTGATATAGTTCCATATATCAACATGATTACATCTAACCAcgaattataataaaataaaaatacaataaccaactttgaaaatatatacaAGCATCCCCAAATTCTTGAACATAGTTAACGAAGAAAATAATTACGGCattgtatgtttatttatttactatttttaattttattgtaaCATAACTATACCGAGAGAAAATACGAGTGCTGACTTCCACTTTCTTTCAGCCCAAATCAAACCACATTCACATACCCTGTGATGAATTTGACAATGAAAGGTGGTGGACATTTTGTCATCAATCATCCAGTAGTTTTGATATCCACCCGGGTAAAGTTATGACTACTGCAGTGTAATATTCTCATTGGCTCGTCTTGCCTTTTGAGCTACTATATTAACTTTCTTTCTGATTATCGTCTTCAGTTGACGACTCTTTTTTGTCTTGCCATTGCTAGAAGTGACAGCATAAATATCATTGGACGTAAGTATCCCAATTTTTAGCTGATAGTTTAGTGATATCTTCAAGTTTACTACatctttttgaacttttctttCATAGGATGGTCATTTGTTGCACAATTATGTTGCAGATTATTCCCTTTTCGTTTCATattgatcgtttaccttttagACCTCATGCTAAAAGAAACATAGAGAATTCCGTTGATACACAAAGCCTAACATGTAGGATACAAGTCTTGAAGTCGAATAGACAATCGACGAAGGGAAATAGCTTTGTTATACCTTTAAGTGGATTTATACTAGACATGTTTGTCACCACGATCAATCGAGGAGTGCTTTTTTCATGATGTATGTTGTGTATTAATGCAGAAAACTTCATGACTGGTTATCACATAGTTTTTGACCGTGAAAAGATGGTTTTGGGATGGAAGGAATCAAACTGTGAGTTCTGCTAAAGTTCTTTTAACTTTGTTCATTTTGGGATAAATTTCGCATTTTCTTCTGACATGGGATTGTCATTATCTAGGCACTGGTTATGAGGATGAAAACACCAACAATCTTCCCGTCGGTCCGACCCCTGCCCCTGCTGCCGCCCCTCGCTCAACAATCATCAACCCACAAGCCAACAGCAACATTAATAACACTTCTCAATCAATAGAAAAACCAAAACCTACAAATAGTAGTTCAAATCTTCTAACCTCAGTCATCCTCACATTCTTAATGTCTGTGGGTCCATTTTTGCTTTTTGTTTGATCAATTTTTGTCGGTATTATATTCTTATATTGTTTAACACTTTCAGTGTAAGATTGTAGATTCATAGATGCTTTCATATATAGATGAAATTGTTGTAAGTGGAAGTATAGACAGAATGGTTttataacaataaatttatagtGTGTATTGGGCTTGCCCCattgaaatataatttttttttcttcctttgtcTTTGTGAATTGAATGTCTGTTTGAAGGAAGTGCTTTTGATGTCTTGGAATGAAAGATCTATTTGGTGTTTAAGAATCAGTGAGTGAGtattaattttactaaaataGAGGGATAAAAATGAAACTCCATTTCCCATCATTGTTCTGATAAGAATATTTATCTTATAGGAGTTATATTAATGGATTCAGGGCTTACGGAGAGCCATTACTTAGGGTAATATGAATGagtcaaataaataaaatgtaaaattgaaagttcaaatataGACCATGTTTAAGAAGATCCTTGATTATATTATTAACTAATCTATCTTAATTAATCATAATCACTAATTAATTACAGATTAactatttctatttttcttacCTTTTTTAACCACAAAATCATTCACATTCTCATTGACCTACatacttccaaaaaaaaaaaaaaaaaaaaaaaaaaaaaaatcattttgctGAGAATATTTTAGGCTAAGTTAATTCTTTTCgaactaaaaaataattcaaacaaATGGATCACTGCAGTGGAAGCatctttaaacattttttttataagattaagaatattaatgcaacttttaaaagtttaagcatatttttcaaataagtgttaatagtttatattcatatgctatatatatatatatattattattattattttatatattttttatagtttaaagatatttttgaaacttttgaaagtttaatgataattttgacaTAGTATAAAGTTTAGACTCGATAGTATCGATGCCTCTAAAACCGATGGGAACCAACCAAAAGAACTGACATATCGTTGGTTGACGGCGGTTTGAGCTAAAAATTGATGTCGACCAACCGATGAACACTTCTAGTGTAGggatattttgtataattaagGGAATATTTTTATGATAATTATGGTAGATTTGCAACTACGTTGTTTGGGCTGAAGGCCCATTTGGCTAAGGGGGTATAAAAGCAAAGCCCAAATCAGAGCCCATatagaaatttggagatgtACAAATGGCTTTCTTACAATCTTCCCTTTCCCACTTTAAACCTTCATTTTCACttccatctctctctctctgtctctcttcttctttctcgaATCACCTTCCAActtccaatcttcttcttcttcttcttcttcttcttccaaactTCCATCTATGGCGGTTGCTCGTTGCTTCCTCCCTTTTCCTTTTGAAACTTCAAAGCATCCACTCTCTACTTCCATTTTCACTTCTTCTTTTGCTACTGATTGTTCCTTCACTGTCGCGTTTCATTCTGATTCTCGTCTGCGCCGAGGTTTTAAGCTTCCAATCATCCCTCTCTGCTGCAAAATGCCCCATCGCTGTAggtttctctttctctttcttgttCCTTTTTTCCCATCTAAATTATAGTGTTATTGCTCTTCGATTATAAGCTTAATGGGTTTGTTTGGAATCCGTGGTTttctttcattgatgattaatTACTGATTTAGCATCTTTTCTCCGACGGTAACGCTTTGAATTGATGGCTCTGTTGTTTCATTTGGTATCAAATCTATGTAGGAACTAGATTTTAAGTAAGATTCAATTTATGGTCCCTTTGAGATTGTAACGATTGGGTCCTAATGATAAAAGTACTGTTACGATCAAGTAGTTCGTAAGTGAACtacctttgattttggattgtGGGCTTTATTCACTTTTCCTATTAGCAAATCTTCAATGAAAATGTAGCTTGAGACTTAATCAAGGACTAATTTGAAATGCGAGGAACGATATGTAATAAGCGCCGTAGCAAAAAATATACTATTTTAACGTAGACAAAGTTTGTATGTTATGCTCTTCTTTCACGCTTTTGTTAAaatgacattttcttttggctTTTTTGAATAAGAACAATATGTTTTTCTTCAAGAGGAATCTTATCCTATATAACTTTTAGGTGAAAAGTGAACTTCCGAGTTTAGCTATTGAACTTTCAAATATGTGTCAATTAGGTTCATgaagtttcaattttatatctaatagattcttggattttaaaaatatctagcAAGTCTgagaattttaaaaagtattcaTCTATTCAatgcaaaatt contains:
- the LOC120091998 gene encoding aspartyl protease family protein 1 → MASPSTFFLTLCFFFSIFTFISHSSHALGSFTFNIHHLYSDAVRQILPLDALPQEGTLDYYAAMVRTDHFVHSRRLVQDQPPLTFFSGNQTLRINPLGFLYYAEVTVGTPEASYLVALDTGSDLFWLPCDCVNCITGFNTSQGPVNFNIYSPSNSSTSKEVQCSSSLCAHADQCSSRSDTCPYEVSYLSDNTSSTGYLVEDILHLTTNDDQSKPVNAKITLGCGKDQSGAFLSSAAPNGLFGLGIENVSVPSILANAGLISNSFSLCFGPARMGRIEFGDKGSPGQSETPFNLGRKHPTYNISITQIGVGGHVSNVDVAAIFDSGTSFTYLNDPAYSVFADKFDSMIEEKRYTMSSGLPFENCYELSPNQTTFTYPVMNLTMKGGGHFVINHPVVLISTRLTTLFCLAIARSDSINIIGQNFMTGYHIVFDREKMVLGWKESNCTGYEDENTNNLPVGPTPAPAAAPRSTIINPQANSNINNTSQSIEKPKPTNSSSNLLTSVILTFLMSVGPFLLFV